A genomic segment from Stenotrophomonas maltophilia encodes:
- a CDS encoding methionine ABC transporter ATP-binding protein — MIEFQRLHKSYAVAGREVSALQPLDLTIEAGEVFGIIGHSGAGKSTLIRMINRLEEPSGGRLLIGGEDVTALDADGLRTLRRRIGMIFQHFNLLSSRTVAGNVAFPLELAGTPKAEIDARVAELLQTVGLEAHAQKYPAQLSGGQKQRVGIARALATRPQILLCDEATSALDPQTTAAVLSLLSKINRELGLTIVLITHEMDVIRRVCDRVAVLDAGQMVETGPVTRVFLHPQHPTTRRFVSESEHVDEGALHRDFDVVGGRIVRLTFLGGDTYEPLLGSVARQTGVDYNILSGRIDRIKDTPYGQLVVALVGGDQSAAQAAFVAAGVHVEELRR, encoded by the coding sequence GTGATCGAGTTCCAGCGCCTGCACAAATCCTATGCCGTTGCCGGCCGCGAAGTCAGCGCGCTGCAACCGCTGGACCTGACCATCGAGGCCGGTGAGGTATTCGGCATCATCGGCCATTCCGGCGCGGGCAAGTCGACCCTCATCCGCATGATCAACCGCCTGGAAGAACCCAGTGGTGGCCGGCTGCTGATCGGTGGCGAGGATGTCACCGCACTGGACGCGGACGGCCTGCGCACGCTGCGCCGGCGCATCGGCATGATTTTCCAGCACTTCAACCTGCTGTCGTCGCGCACGGTGGCTGGCAATGTCGCCTTCCCGCTGGAGCTGGCCGGCACGCCGAAGGCGGAGATCGACGCGCGCGTAGCCGAGCTGTTGCAGACCGTGGGCCTGGAAGCGCACGCGCAGAAGTATCCGGCGCAGCTGTCCGGTGGACAGAAGCAGCGTGTCGGCATCGCCCGTGCGCTGGCGACCCGCCCGCAGATCCTGCTGTGCGATGAGGCCACCAGTGCGCTCGATCCGCAGACCACGGCTGCGGTGCTGTCGCTGCTGTCGAAAATCAACCGCGAGCTGGGCCTGACCATCGTGCTGATCACCCACGAGATGGACGTGATCCGCCGTGTCTGCGACCGCGTTGCCGTGCTCGATGCCGGCCAGATGGTCGAGACCGGACCGGTCACCCGGGTCTTCCTGCACCCGCAGCACCCGACCACGCGTCGTTTCGTCAGCGAATCGGAGCACGTGGACGAAGGGGCGTTGCACCGCGATTTCGACGTGGTGGGCGGGCGCATCGTGCGCCTGACCTTCCTCGGTGGCGACACCTACGAACCTCTGCTCGGCAGCGTCGCGCGCCAGACCGGGGTCGACTACAACATCCTGTCCGGCCGTATCGACCGGATCAAGGACACCCCCTATGGCCAGCTGGTGGTCGCCCTGGTGGGCGGTGACCAGTCCGCCGCGCAGGCCGCCTTCGTGGCTGCCGGTGTGCATGTCGAGGAGCTGCGTCGATGA
- a CDS encoding DMT family transporter, giving the protein MNVQRSPSRAVAWMVAAVACFSLMDAGMKQLSASYPTLEVTFLRGAASLPFVLVWVLASAGPRSLVPRRWGLHLLRGALGMAMIGCFVFALRDLPLSTAYTIYFVAPLLIAALSVPLLGERVGPRRWVAIGIGLVGVLVVLRPGVDGFISVPGLMVLAAATAYAVAAITVSLLTRTDTSQSMVVWFLVIMAIGAGLLSIPGWVPLQLAHAPLIAGMGLAGALGQIALTKAFQLGEASMIAPLEYSGLVWVIGWDLAFWGQLPDGYTWVGAAIIVASGLYLLHRERLNRVQPPKPLDHP; this is encoded by the coding sequence ATGAACGTGCAACGCTCCCCCTCGCGCGCGGTGGCCTGGATGGTCGCCGCGGTCGCCTGCTTCTCGCTGATGGACGCTGGCATGAAGCAGCTGTCGGCCAGCTACCCCACCCTGGAAGTGACCTTCCTGCGCGGCGCGGCCTCGTTGCCGTTCGTGCTGGTCTGGGTGCTGGCCAGTGCCGGGCCGCGCTCGCTGGTGCCGCGTCGCTGGGGCCTGCACCTGCTGCGTGGCGCGCTGGGCATGGCGATGATCGGCTGCTTCGTGTTTGCCCTGCGCGACCTGCCGCTGTCCACCGCCTACACCATCTATTTCGTCGCCCCTCTGCTGATCGCCGCATTGTCGGTGCCGCTGCTGGGTGAGCGGGTCGGGCCGCGGCGCTGGGTCGCCATCGGCATCGGCCTGGTCGGTGTGCTGGTGGTGCTGCGGCCGGGCGTGGACGGTTTCATTTCGGTGCCTGGCCTGATGGTGCTGGCGGCCGCCACTGCCTATGCCGTGGCGGCGATCACCGTCAGCCTGCTGACCCGGACCGATACCTCGCAGTCGATGGTGGTCTGGTTCCTAGTGATCATGGCCATCGGTGCCGGCCTGCTGTCCATTCCCGGCTGGGTGCCGCTGCAGCTGGCGCATGCGCCACTGATCGCCGGCATGGGCCTGGCTGGGGCACTGGGCCAGATCGCCCTGACCAAGGCCTTCCAGCTGGGCGAGGCCTCGATGATTGCGCCGCTGGAGTACAGCGGGCTGGTCTGGGTGATTGGCTGGGACCTGGCCTTCTGGGGCCAGCTGCCCGATGGCTATACCTGGGTGGGCGCGGCGATCATCGTCGCCTCAGGCCTGTATCTGCTGCATCGCGAGCGCCTGAACCGGGTGCAGCCGCCGAAGCCGCTGGATCATCCCTGA
- a CDS encoding YajQ family cyclic di-GMP-binding protein has product MPSFDVVSEVDTHELTNAIDQANRELSTRFDFKGVDAKFERDGDVINQTAPTEFQLKQMNDILRARLAARGIDVLSLEFGDIETNLAQARQKITVKQGIEQKIAKKIAAALKDAKLKVESQINGDKLRVQGKKRDDLQDAIAVLKAGKFELPLQFNNFRD; this is encoded by the coding sequence ATGCCTTCCTTCGACGTCGTGTCCGAAGTCGACACCCACGAGCTGACCAACGCCATCGACCAGGCCAATCGCGAGCTGAGCACCCGCTTCGACTTCAAGGGCGTGGACGCCAAGTTCGAGCGCGATGGCGATGTCATCAACCAGACCGCCCCGACCGAGTTCCAGCTCAAGCAGATGAACGACATCCTGCGCGCGCGCCTGGCCGCACGCGGCATCGACGTGCTCAGCCTGGAGTTCGGCGACATCGAGACCAACCTGGCCCAAGCCCGGCAGAAGATCACCGTCAAGCAGGGGATCGAGCAGAAGATCGCCAAGAAGATCGCCGCAGCGCTGAAGGATGCCAAGCTGAAAGTGGAAAGCCAGATCAACGGCGACAAGCTGCGCGTGCAGGGCAAGAAGCGCGACGACCTGCAGGACGCCATCGCCGTGCTCAAGGCCGGCAAGTTCGAGCTGCCGCTGCAGTTCAACAACTTCCGCGACTGA
- a CDS encoding DUF1415 domain-containing protein, with protein sequence MTDSHLPTDDPIAATRLWLERIVIGLNLCPFAKAVYVKDQVRIVLSDATTPEALVEQLAEELVLLRDTPAEQIDTTLIVHPQVLTDFLDYNDFLDNADAAIEALDLQGILQVASFHPDYQFDGVAADDASNYTNRAPFPTLHLLREDSVARAVDVYPDPDVIVERNIQTLDRIGVDGWHRRLRGEDLT encoded by the coding sequence ATGACCGATTCCCACCTGCCCACCGATGACCCGATCGCCGCCACCCGCCTGTGGCTGGAGCGCATCGTCATCGGCCTGAACCTGTGCCCGTTCGCCAAGGCGGTCTATGTGAAGGACCAGGTCCGCATCGTGCTCAGCGATGCGACCACGCCGGAAGCGCTGGTTGAACAGCTGGCCGAGGAGCTGGTGCTGCTGCGCGACACGCCGGCCGAGCAGATCGACACCACGCTGATCGTGCATCCGCAGGTGCTGACCGATTTCCTCGATTACAACGACTTCCTCGACAACGCCGACGCGGCGATCGAGGCATTGGACCTGCAGGGCATCCTGCAGGTGGCCAGCTTCCACCCGGACTACCAGTTCGATGGCGTGGCCGCCGACGACGCCAGCAACTACACCAATCGCGCGCCCTTCCCCACCCTGCACCTGCTGCGCGAAGACAGCGTGGCGCGCGCCGTGGATGTCTATCCGGACCCGGACGTGATCGTCGAGCGCAACATCCAGACCCTGGACCGCATCGGCGTGGACGGCTGGCATCGCCGCCTGCGCGGCGAAGACCTGACGTGA
- a CDS encoding SDR family oxidoreductase: MSAVPPIAAWPAAPLSGKVVLVTGGANGIGRGIAQAVLGAGGRVLIGDLDVEAGEACLAEWQRGDDAAFQRLDITDEASVRDFIAVALQRFGRIDGLVNNAGIAGPHGTLLQDMDWDEWQRRLSSLHGAFLCSKHALPALTASAAGAIINIASTRAWQSEAHSEAYAAAKGGLVAFTHALAISSGPAVRVNSISPGWIGTTAWQAPSRRHAPEYSAIDQAQHPVGRVGRPEDIGALAVYLLSSLSGFSTGQDFIVDGGMTRKMIYAE, translated from the coding sequence GTGAGCGCGGTGCCGCCGATTGCCGCATGGCCGGCCGCGCCGCTGTCGGGCAAGGTGGTGCTGGTCACCGGCGGCGCCAACGGCATCGGTCGCGGTATTGCCCAGGCCGTGCTCGGTGCCGGTGGGCGCGTACTGATCGGCGACCTGGACGTGGAGGCCGGCGAGGCGTGCCTGGCGGAATGGCAGCGCGGTGATGACGCCGCGTTCCAGCGCCTGGACATCACCGACGAAGCCAGCGTGCGCGACTTCATCGCCGTGGCCCTGCAGCGTTTCGGCCGCATCGACGGGCTGGTCAACAACGCGGGGATCGCCGGCCCGCACGGAACGCTGCTGCAGGACATGGACTGGGACGAGTGGCAGCGCCGGCTGTCTTCGCTGCACGGCGCGTTCCTGTGCAGCAAGCATGCATTGCCCGCGCTGACCGCCAGCGCTGCCGGTGCGATCATCAACATCGCCTCCACCCGCGCCTGGCAATCCGAAGCACACAGCGAAGCCTATGCCGCGGCCAAGGGCGGACTGGTGGCCTTTACCCATGCGCTGGCGATCAGCAGCGGCCCGGCGGTGCGGGTGAACAGCATCAGTCCCGGCTGGATCGGCACCACCGCCTGGCAGGCCCCTTCGCGGCGCCACGCGCCGGAGTACTCGGCCATCGACCAGGCACAGCACCCGGTCGGCCGTGTCGGCCGGCCGGAGGATATAGGTGCACTGGCGGTGTACCTGCTGTCGTCGCTGTCCGGTTTCAGCACCGGCCAGGATTTCATCGTCGACGGCGGCATGACCCGGAAAATGATCTACGCCGAATGA
- a CDS encoding M3 family metallopeptidase, producing the protein MTAANPLLDVSGLPRFEAIRPEHVAPALDVLLAEAEAAVSAAEQVQPVRWETFVAPLDDATERLWRAWGLVGHLQGVVNTPELREAYNSNLPRVTRFASALGQNLALYRQYQALAASPEAATFDQAQRKVLDNTLRDFRLGGAELAPEAQQRFAAIKEELSALSAKFSQNVLDATDAWSLLIEDEARLKGLPEDVKAAAHAAAEKDGKTGWKLTLQMPCYLPVQTWAEDRDLREILYRASAQRASEFGDDALDNSGNIDRILALRAELAALLGFGSYGDYSVATKMAQDPAEVLGFLRDLATRAKPFAAKDRAELEQFAREQLGIDALQAWDLAFAADRLKQARYSYSEQEVKQYFTEPKVLGGLFSVIEQLYGLRVQEDSAPVWHEDVRFFRLVDAQGALVGQFYLDLYAREGKRGGAWMDDCRNRRVRADGSVQTPLVYLVCNFGRGANGKPATFSHNEVTTLFHEMGHGLHQLLTRIGELGVAGINGVEWDAVELPSQFMENFCWEWEHLQAMTAHVDSGEPLPRALYERMLAARNFHSGMATVRQLEFGLFDMLLHSQFEPAQDSVLALLDRVRAEVAVNHPPAWNRFPHQFSHIFAGGYAAGYYSYKWAEVLSADAYAAFEEAPQALAETGARFRDEILSRGGSRPAAENFKAFRGRAPQIDALLRHSGMA; encoded by the coding sequence GTGACCGCTGCCAACCCCCTGCTCGATGTTTCCGGCCTGCCGCGCTTCGAGGCGATCCGCCCCGAGCACGTGGCGCCGGCGCTGGACGTGCTGCTGGCCGAAGCCGAAGCCGCCGTCAGCGCAGCCGAGCAGGTGCAGCCGGTGCGCTGGGAGACCTTCGTGGCCCCGCTGGACGATGCCACCGAGCGCCTGTGGCGCGCCTGGGGCCTGGTCGGCCACCTGCAGGGCGTGGTGAACACCCCGGAACTGCGTGAGGCCTACAACAGCAACCTGCCGCGGGTGACCCGCTTCGCCAGTGCGCTGGGGCAGAACCTGGCGCTGTACCGCCAGTACCAGGCGCTGGCCGCGAGCCCGGAGGCCGCGACCTTCGATCAGGCCCAACGCAAGGTGCTGGACAACACCCTGCGTGATTTCCGCCTGGGCGGTGCCGAGCTGGCGCCCGAGGCGCAGCAGCGCTTTGCTGCGATCAAGGAAGAACTGTCAGCGCTGTCGGCGAAGTTCTCGCAGAACGTGCTCGACGCTACCGACGCGTGGTCGCTGCTCATCGAGGACGAAGCGCGACTGAAGGGCCTGCCGGAGGACGTGAAGGCCGCCGCGCATGCTGCGGCAGAGAAGGACGGCAAGACCGGCTGGAAACTGACCCTGCAGATGCCGTGCTACCTGCCGGTGCAGACCTGGGCTGAAGATCGCGATCTGCGCGAGATCCTGTACCGCGCCAGCGCGCAGCGTGCCTCCGAGTTCGGCGATGACGCGCTGGACAACAGCGGCAACATCGATCGGATCCTTGCTCTCCGTGCGGAACTGGCCGCGCTGCTCGGCTTTGGTTCGTATGGTGATTATTCGGTGGCGACCAAGATGGCGCAGGACCCGGCCGAAGTGCTGGGTTTCCTGCGTGACCTGGCCACGCGTGCCAAGCCGTTCGCGGCCAAGGACCGCGCCGAGCTGGAGCAGTTCGCACGCGAGCAGCTGGGCATCGATGCCCTGCAGGCCTGGGACCTGGCATTCGCCGCCGACCGCCTGAAGCAGGCGCGCTACAGCTATTCCGAGCAGGAAGTGAAGCAGTACTTCACCGAGCCCAAGGTGCTGGGCGGCCTGTTCTCGGTGATCGAGCAGCTGTACGGCCTGCGCGTGCAGGAAGACAGTGCGCCGGTCTGGCACGAGGACGTGCGCTTCTTCCGCCTGGTCGATGCGCAGGGTGCGCTGGTCGGCCAGTTCTACCTGGACCTGTACGCACGCGAAGGCAAGCGTGGCGGCGCGTGGATGGACGATTGCCGCAACCGTCGCGTGCGCGCCGACGGCAGCGTGCAGACCCCGCTGGTCTACCTGGTGTGCAACTTCGGCCGCGGTGCCAACGGCAAGCCGGCCACCTTCAGCCACAATGAAGTGACCACGCTGTTCCATGAAATGGGCCACGGTCTGCACCAGCTGCTGACCCGCATCGGCGAACTGGGTGTGGCCGGCATCAACGGCGTGGAATGGGATGCGGTGGAGCTGCCCAGCCAGTTCATGGAGAACTTCTGCTGGGAATGGGAGCACCTGCAGGCAATGACCGCGCACGTGGACAGTGGCGAGCCGCTGCCGCGCGCGCTGTACGAACGCATGCTGGCCGCGCGCAACTTCCACAGCGGCATGGCCACCGTGCGCCAGCTGGAATTCGGCCTGTTCGACATGCTGCTGCACAGCCAGTTCGAACCGGCGCAGGACAGCGTGCTGGCACTGCTGGATCGCGTGCGCGCGGAAGTGGCGGTGAACCACCCGCCGGCCTGGAACCGCTTCCCGCATCAGTTCAGCCACATCTTCGCCGGTGGTTACGCCGCTGGTTACTACAGCTACAAGTGGGCCGAGGTACTCAGCGCCGACGCCTATGCTGCGTTCGAGGAAGCACCGCAGGCACTGGCTGAAACCGGCGCACGCTTCCGCGACGAGATCCTGTCGCGCGGTGGCAGCCGCCCGGCGGCGGAGAACTTCAAGGCCTTCCGCGGCCGCGCACCGCAGATCGACGCGCTGCTGCGCCACTCGGGCATGGCGTAA
- a CDS encoding PLP-dependent cysteine synthase family protein produces the protein MSQREWVAAAIRKIEADFNRSADTHLIPLALPGFEGIDVYLKDESSHPTGSLKHRLARSLFLYALTNGWLREGRPVIEASSGSTAVSEAYFARLLGLPFIAVIPASTSPEKIAAIEFHGGRCHLVERACDLNGESEKLARETGGHFMDQFTYAERATDWRANNNIAESIFKQMAEEPSPVPEWIVCSPGTGGTAATLGRYVSYRRHDTRILCADPEVSVFFDGYQAAVAGEQDWRGLTCSGGSRVEGIGRPRVEPSFIPTSVDAMVKVPDALSLAAMRHVSRQLGRRVGGSTGTNFIGVLQAAQWMREAGHQGSIVSILCDSGERYAQSYYDPSWYGRQGIDVDGADAQLAAAVAGQGLPELPWCSLEAL, from the coding sequence ATGTCGCAGCGTGAATGGGTGGCCGCCGCCATCCGCAAGATCGAAGCCGATTTCAACCGTTCCGCCGATACCCATCTGATCCCGCTGGCGCTGCCCGGGTTCGAGGGCATCGATGTGTACCTGAAGGACGAGTCGAGCCATCCGACCGGCAGCCTCAAGCACCGGCTGGCACGCTCGCTGTTCCTGTACGCGTTGACCAACGGCTGGTTGCGCGAAGGACGGCCGGTGATCGAGGCGTCCAGCGGCTCGACCGCGGTATCCGAAGCCTACTTCGCGCGCCTGCTCGGGCTGCCGTTCATTGCGGTGATCCCGGCCAGCACCTCGCCTGAAAAGATCGCCGCGATCGAGTTCCATGGGGGCCGCTGCCACCTGGTCGAACGCGCCTGTGACCTCAACGGTGAATCGGAGAAGCTGGCCCGCGAAACCGGTGGCCACTTCATGGACCAGTTCACCTATGCCGAGCGGGCGACCGACTGGCGTGCCAACAACAACATCGCCGAATCCATCTTCAAGCAGATGGCCGAGGAGCCCAGCCCGGTTCCGGAATGGATCGTGTGCAGCCCGGGCACCGGCGGCACTGCGGCGACGCTGGGCCGCTATGTCAGCTACCGCCGGCACGACACCCGCATCCTGTGCGCGGACCCGGAAGTGTCGGTGTTCTTCGACGGCTACCAGGCCGCCGTGGCCGGTGAGCAGGACTGGCGTGGCCTGACCTGCAGCGGCGGTTCGCGCGTGGAAGGCATCGGCCGGCCACGAGTGGAGCCGAGTTTCATCCCGACCAGCGTCGATGCGATGGTGAAGGTACCCGACGCGCTGAGCCTGGCCGCGATGCGCCATGTCAGCCGTCAGCTCGGCCGCCGTGTCGGCGGCTCGACCGGAACCAACTTCATCGGCGTGCTGCAGGCCGCGCAGTGGATGCGCGAGGCGGGCCACCAGGGCAGCATCGTCAGCATCCTGTGCGACAGCGGCGAGCGTTATGCGCAGAGCTACTACGATCCGTCGTGGTACGGGCGGCAGGGTATCGATGTCGACGGCGCCGATGCACAGTTGGCCGCAGCGGTGGCCGGGCAGGGGCTGCCCGAGCTTCCGTGGTGCAGCCTGGAAGCGCTGTAG
- the gloA gene encoding lactoylglutathione lyase → MTIPALRDVPGVAAQAPADTTGFVFNHTMLRVKDITASLDFYTRVLGYQLIDKRDFPDAQFSLYFLAYVPAGTVVPEDDSQRRVWMAGLPGVLELTHNHGTETQDGAVYHDGNSDPRGFGHICVSVPDIEAACQRFEDLGVTFQKRLTDGRMKNLAFIKDPDGYWVEIIAN, encoded by the coding sequence ATGACCATTCCCGCCCTGCGCGATGTCCCCGGCGTCGCCGCCCAGGCCCCGGCCGACACCACCGGCTTCGTGTTCAACCACACCATGCTGCGGGTGAAGGACATCACTGCCTCGCTGGATTTCTACACCCGCGTGCTCGGCTACCAGCTGATCGACAAGCGCGACTTCCCGGACGCCCAGTTCAGCCTGTACTTCCTGGCCTACGTCCCGGCCGGCACGGTGGTGCCGGAAGACGACTCCCAGCGTCGCGTGTGGATGGCTGGCCTGCCGGGCGTGCTGGAACTGACCCACAACCACGGCACCGAAACCCAGGACGGCGCGGTCTACCACGACGGCAACAGCGACCCGCGCGGCTTCGGCCACATCTGCGTGTCGGTGCCTGACATCGAGGCGGCCTGCCAGCGCTTCGAAGACCTCGGCGTGACCTTCCAGAAGCGCCTGACCGACGGCCGCATGAAGAACCTGGCCTTCATCAAGGACCCGGACGGCTACTGGGTCGAGATCATCGCCAACTGA
- a CDS encoding VOC family protein, whose amino-acid sequence METMELHRGRLIDHIQLVVRDLAASRRFYQAVFDTIGIPIAGEGDDYFWADELFISSASSEAAAGQLTGRHHLAFQARDSATVDAFHTAAIAAGGTDNGAPGERPYHPGYYGAFVLDPDGNNIEVVYHGPANYSADSVKVTF is encoded by the coding sequence ATGGAAACGATGGAACTGCACCGCGGCCGTCTGATCGACCATATCCAGCTGGTGGTGCGTGACCTCGCCGCCAGTCGCCGTTTCTACCAGGCGGTGTTCGACACCATCGGCATCCCGATTGCCGGTGAAGGCGATGACTACTTCTGGGCCGACGAACTGTTCATTTCCAGCGCCAGCAGCGAGGCCGCCGCCGGCCAGCTGACCGGCCGCCACCACCTGGCGTTCCAGGCGCGCGACAGCGCCACCGTCGATGCCTTCCATACCGCCGCAATCGCTGCCGGCGGCACCGACAATGGCGCGCCAGGCGAACGCCCCTACCATCCGGGCTACTACGGCGCCTTCGTGCTCGATCCGGATGGCAACAACATCGAAGTGGTCTACCACGGCCCGGCGAACTACAGCGCCGACTCGGTGAAGGTCACTTTCTGA
- a CDS encoding CBS domain-containing protein — translation MNVRELLQSKKEAVITIDAEDTIGAAAHKMSANKIAALVVMKDDAPVGIISEKDIVRTLADDGPQAGRRVISSLPSTGLEGIAPEATLKQAMSLMTYSRRRHLMVTEGARLVGILSLGDIVKNLLGELELEKAVLQDIYMAAH, via the coding sequence ATGAACGTCCGCGAACTCCTGCAATCCAAGAAAGAAGCTGTCATCACCATCGATGCCGAAGACACCATCGGTGCCGCCGCCCACAAGATGAGCGCGAACAAGATCGCTGCGCTGGTGGTGATGAAGGACGATGCCCCGGTGGGCATCATTTCCGAAAAGGACATCGTGCGTACCCTGGCCGACGACGGCCCGCAGGCCGGTCGCCGGGTGATTTCCAGCCTGCCGTCCACCGGTCTGGAGGGCATTGCGCCGGAAGCCACGCTGAAACAGGCCATGTCGTTGATGACGTACTCGCGGCGTCGTCATCTGATGGTCACTGAAGGCGCCCGCTTGGTCGGCATCCTCAGCCTGGGCGATATCGTGAAGAACCTGCTGGGCGAGCTGGAACTTGAGAAGGCCGTGCTTCAGGACATCTATATGGCCGCTCACTGA